The Rhinoderma darwinii isolate aRhiDar2 chromosome 8, aRhiDar2.hap1, whole genome shotgun sequence genome has a window encoding:
- the CCNQ gene encoding cyclin-Q: MEDSPSTETPDKDKAAKTHFKIIRFIMESGVKLGLQSIPIATACTVYHKFFHETTLDAYDPHLVAMSAIYLAGKVEEQHLRTRDIINVCHRYLNPGSDPLEVDGKFWELRDSIVQCELLMLRLLHFRVSFIHPHKYLLHYLVSLKNWLNRHSWDRTPIATASWALLRDSYHGDICLRYEAQHIAVAMLYFALQCYGVDVPGNENAETPWWKVFSEDISREIIDSIISELTHIYTMDTEIP, translated from the exons ATGGAGGATTCACCCAGTACAGAAACGCCGGATAAAGACAAAGCAGCGAAAACCCACTTCAAGATTATAAGATTTATTATGGAGTCTG GGGTGAAGCTCGGGTTGCAGTCCATCCCTATAGCCACGGCTTGTACTGTGTATCACAAGTTCTTCCATGAGACCACGTTAGATGCCTATGACCCACACCTAGTGGCTATGTCTGCGATTTACCTGGCTGGAAAGGTGGAGGAGCAACATCTCCGAACAAGAGACATCATAAATGTTTGTCACAG GTATCTGAACCCGGGAAGTGACCCCCTTGAAGTGGATGGCAAGTTCTGGGAGCTGCGGGATAGCATTGTACAGTGTGAATTATTGATGCTCCGCCTCTTACACTTCCGCGTCTCTTTCATCCATCCTCACAAG taCCTGCTGCATTACCTTGTATCTTTAAAGAACTGGTTGAACCGGCACAGCTGGGATCGCACACCCATTGCCACCGCTTCCtgggctcttctccgggacagcTACCATGGGGACATCTGCCTCCGCTACGAGGCCCAGCATATAGCTGTAGCCATGTTATACTTTGCTCTGCAGTGCTATGGGGTGGACGTTCCAGGCAATGAAAATGCAGAAACTCCGTGGTGGAAG GTGTTTAGCGAAGACATTAGCAGGGAGATCATAGACAGCATAATATCTGAGCTGACCCACATATATACTATGGATACAGAGATACCTTGA